From a single Acidaminococcales bacterium genomic region:
- a CDS encoding ATP phosphoribosyltransferase regulatory subunit, which yields MLTGAPRGTKDILPQAAGRWQYLENTVRAVCCCYGYEEIRTPVFEHTELFLRGIGDTTDIVEKEMYTFADRGGRSLTLRPENTAAVARAYVENKLYADNPLCKVYYIGPMFRYDRPQAGRFRQFHQFGAEAVGLPGPDVDAELILLAAAFLRKLGLKDLKLLLNS from the coding sequence ATGTTGACAGGCGCGCCGCGCGGCACGAAAGACATTTTGCCGCAGGCAGCGGGACGCTGGCAATATCTGGAAAATACTGTCCGCGCCGTGTGCTGTTGCTACGGCTATGAAGAAATCCGCACGCCGGTTTTTGAGCATACGGAACTCTTCCTGCGCGGCATTGGCGATACGACCGATATAGTGGAAAAGGAAATGTACACTTTTGCCGACAGGGGCGGCCGCAGCCTCACCCTGCGGCCGGAAAACACGGCGGCGGTTGCCCGCGCCTATGTTGAGAACAAACTTTACGCGGACAATCCGCTTTGCAAAGTGTATTACATCGGGCCGATGTTTCGCTATGACCGGCCGCAGGCCGGTCGGTTCCGGCAATTTCATCAGTTTGGCGCGGAAGCGGTGGGACTGCCGGGCCCTGACGTTGACGCTGAACTCATCCTGCTGGCGGCCGCCTTTTTGCGCAAGCTGGGGCTTAAAGATCTGAAACTTCTTTTAAACTCGG